In the genome of Metabacillus litoralis, the window GGATATTCGATGAAAATGGATGGCTGGGAATTTATTCTTGCTTCTACAAAATGTGATTTCATCGGGCAAGCTTTTTTTAATCAAAAGCTAAAGATTGAAACAGAAGTTAGTAAAATTGGCAATAAAAGCTTTCATTTAGCTCATTCCATTATTGATGATATAACAGGTGAATTGGTTGCTAGAGGCGAGGCAATCATTGTTTATTTTAATTTTGAACTGCAAAAAAGTATGCCAATTCCGAATGAGTTAAAAGAAGCATTACAAAGTCATCATACCCTTATTTAGATTAGTAACTACCCTAGTTTGTATCCTATTAAAAGGAGTGAAAATCATGAGTGATATAATTCCAGTCAGAAGTGGGGAGGAGCTTAATGATAAAACAGTTAAAGAATTTTTACTGCATCATTTTCCACAGCTTTCTGATAAAGATTCCCTGATCATCAATCAATTTGGAACAGGTGCTTCAAATTTAACGTATGAGCTTAAATTAGGAAATTGGGAAGGAGTGTTAAGAAGACCACCACTTGGTCCTGTTGCACCTAAAGCTCATGATATGAAACGAGAATATAAAATCTTGAGTACCCTTCACCCTTTGTTTTCGCCTGCACCTAAACCATATCTATTTTCAGAAGACGAAGAGGTGGTCGGAAGTCCATTCTTTATTATGGAAAGAAGGCATGGAGTATTGTTAAATACCGATTTCCCTTCCGATACTCCGCCTTCTAAAGAGCTTGGGGAAAAGTTAAGTGAAATGATGATTGATACTCTTGTTCAGCTTCACCAAGTTAAGTATAAGGGAACAGTTTTAGAAGAACTAAGTAACCCTGATGGTTTTTTAGAACGTCAGGTATATGGTTGGATAAAGCGATATCATCGTGCAAAAACAGATGATATTAAAGAAATTGATGAATTAACAAAATGGCTTGTAAAAAATATCCCATCTTCACAAGAACCTACGGTTATACATTATGACTTTAAATTTAACAATGCATTATTCTCTAATGATTTTAGTGAAATAACTGGATTGTTTGATTGGGAAATGACAACTGTTGGTGATCCATTGGCAGATGTTGGTGCAGCGTTAAGCTATTGGTGTCAGAACGATGATCCGGACCTATTGAAATATGGACTTGGTAAGCCCCCAATAACAGTTAAAGAAGGATTTTATACTAGAAATCAATTTATCGAACGATATGCTTCAAAAAGTGGTCGTGATTTGTCGCAAATCCATTACTATATGACATTTGCTTACTTTAAGCTAGCGGTCATTTGCCAGCAGATTTATTACCGTTATCATAATGGGCAAACAAATGATAAACGCTTTAAAGACTTTCACCTATATGTGAAAACACTCATTGAGCATGCTTTATCTGTAAGTCGTGAAAAGGCAAAATGAATCCAGATATGGGCGTTATGAGATCTCCTTCAGGAAAGGGGTGTAAAGGGTGACAAAGGTACATGTGATTATGAAAAAAGAAGAAATTGTTGAGGAGAAAATGAAAGGGAAAATTGCAGTTGTTTTCGATATATTACTGGCAACCTCAACAATCACCTGTGCACTTGTGGATGGGGCAAAAGCGGTTATTCCTGTTCCTAATGCAGAAGAAGCACATGTAGCCTCAAATCTTATCAAAGCAGAGAATCACATACTTGCTGGAGAATATGAGGGGAAAACAATTGAGGGTTTTTATGATCCAATGCCAACCATTTTAAAAGATAGCATTCAAGGCAAGTATATGATTTTATCAACAACAAATGGAACAGTAGCAATTAATCAATCAAAAAAAGCAAATAAAATTTATATTTGTTCTCTTTTAAATGGAAAAGCAGTTGCAAATACCATTACACATTTTCATAAAGATGATTCCATTATTATTGTGTGCTCTGGATCTTCAGATCAGTTTTGTTTAGAAGATTTTTATGGAGCTGGGCATCTTATCTATCATTTACAAGAAAAGATGCATTTACAGCTAACAGATTCGGCTAAGGCAGCTCGACTTTTTTATGAAAGCAATAAATCTGTTGCTGAAACGATTCTTCTTTCATCAAGGGTAGGTGAAATGCTTGTGAAATATGGATTCATTAATGAGGTGAAATTTGTAAGTCAAAAAGATTGCTTTGAAATTGTTCCATTTTTTGACGGAGAAAAAATTATAGCAGGGGGAGAGTGTGTATGACTTTACTAGCTAATAAAGGTGGTAGCTTTTTATATGACTATGATTTACCTTCAAACCTATTTACTCCTGAAGATGTAACAGATGAACATAAAATGATTGAAAAAACGGCAAGACAGTTTGTCGAGAAAGATGTAATACCTGTTAGAGAGAGAATTGAAAATCAAGATTTTGATAAAGTAGTAGAGTTGTTAAAAAAAGCCGGTGAGCTTGGACTCCTTGCACACAGTGTACCGGAGCAGTATGGTGGACTTGGTCTTGATAAGGTTAGTAAAGGTATTGTTGGAGAAGTGGTCGGAAGATCTGGTGGATATGGTGTTGCCCATTCAAATCATACATGCATCGCTACTCTACCGATCACTTATTTTGGTACAAAGCAACAAAAAGAACGTTACTTACCTAAATTGGCTTCAGGAGAATATCTTGGAGCATACTGCTTAACAGAACCGAATGCCGGTTCTGATGCTCTGGCATCACAAACAACTGCAAAACTAAATGCCCAAGGAACTCATTATCTTTTAAACGGTACAAAACTTTATATTACAAATGCTATATTTTCAGATACATTCATTGTATATGCGAAAGTAGATGGTGATAAATTTTCGGCATTTATTGTTGAAAAGAATTTTCCGGGAATTTCTTTAGGACCTGAGGAACAAAAAATGGGTATTAAAGGCTCCTCTACAAGAGCTGTTATTTTAGAGGATTGTCTAGTTCCTAAAGAAAATCTATTAGGAGAAATCGGGAAAGGTCATGTTATTGCTCTAAATGTTCTAAATTTAGGGCGGTTTAACTTAGGGTCTGCGTGTGTAGGGGGTGCAAAGTATGCATTAGAACTTGCACTTTCTTATACAAAACAGAGGATTCAATTTGGTCAATCTATTGCAGATTTCCCTGCTACGAAGGAAAAAATTGCCCTGATGTCTGCGCGTATATTCGCTAGTGAATCTATTCAATATCGAACTGCAGGGTTGCTCGAAGAAGTTTTAGGTAACATAACAGAAGATGAAAACATCTCAAGGATCGGTAAGAAATTAATGGAATACGCCACAGAGTGTGCTATCTGTAAAGTTTATGGTTCGGAAACACTTGACCAAGTTAGTGATGAGGCCCTTCAGTTGCACGGTGGGGCAGGCTTTATAAAGGAATATAGGATTGAGCAAGTGTATCGTGACTCTCGTATAAATCGTATTTTTGAAGGGACAAATGAGATTAATCGTTTGTTATTACCAACTCATTTATTTAGAAAAGCTTTTAAAGGAGAAATTCCTTTAGAAGAGTTGGTTCATAAAGCAGTTCAAAATTTGTCAGTGAAACCAAGTCTAGATAATAGAGAATTTTCACAGGAAAAGGCAGCAATAAGCGGAATGAGAAACGTTTTTTTAGCGTGTATTGGAGCTGTTTTTGAGCAATTCGGCGAAAAAGTATTTGATGAACAAGAAACACTAATGAAATTATCAAATATAGCAATTGAGCTTTATGCAGCTGAATCGACTCTTGCTAGGTCAATAAAGTGGGACGATAGATTAAAAAGGTTACTAGCAAGAACTGTCTTGGAACAGTCATTGTTATCCGTTGAAGTCATGTCAAGACAACTTGTGAATGGTGTGTTAAACGGTAAAAAAAGAAGTTCACTAATTCAATTAATAACGAGTCACCTTCAATCAGTTGAAGTTACGTCAACGGTAGAAGAAAAGCGTGAAATTGCAGGTGCTCAATTTGAAGCTGAACGATTTGTTACGAAATGAGGTGCTGATGATGAGGTTTTTAAATAAACTTGCTGTTATTACCGGAGCTGGGAGTGGAATTGGAGAAGCAACAGCGATACGCTTAGCTAAGGAAGGAGCAACAGTTGTTTTAGTGGGAAGAACAAAAGAAAAGCTTGAACGAGTTGCTAGAATTATTAATGAATCCTTATCTGATCACAAAGCCATTCCATACGTGGCCGATGTGACTTCCGAGAATCATATAAAGAAGCTTGCTATTTTTTTAGAAAATGAATTTTCATCACTTGATATTGTTGTAAACAATGCTGGAGGCTCATCAAAATCTACAATTCTGGAAACTACTGAAGAGCAATGGGACACAGTTCAAGCAGTTAATTTGAAAAGTATTTTTCTAGTTTCGAAACATCTCGGGAAGCTAATGAAAGAACAGAGCTCAAATGATT includes:
- a CDS encoding acyl-CoA dehydrogenase family protein yields the protein MTLLANKGGSFLYDYDLPSNLFTPEDVTDEHKMIEKTARQFVEKDVIPVRERIENQDFDKVVELLKKAGELGLLAHSVPEQYGGLGLDKVSKGIVGEVVGRSGGYGVAHSNHTCIATLPITYFGTKQQKERYLPKLASGEYLGAYCLTEPNAGSDALASQTTAKLNAQGTHYLLNGTKLYITNAIFSDTFIVYAKVDGDKFSAFIVEKNFPGISLGPEEQKMGIKGSSTRAVILEDCLVPKENLLGEIGKGHVIALNVLNLGRFNLGSACVGGAKYALELALSYTKQRIQFGQSIADFPATKEKIALMSARIFASESIQYRTAGLLEEVLGNITEDENISRIGKKLMEYATECAICKVYGSETLDQVSDEALQLHGGAGFIKEYRIEQVYRDSRINRIFEGTNEINRLLLPTHLFRKAFKGEIPLEELVHKAVQNLSVKPSLDNREFSQEKAAISGMRNVFLACIGAVFEQFGEKVFDEQETLMKLSNIAIELYAAESTLARSIKWDDRLKRLLARTVLEQSLLSVEVMSRQLVNGVLNGKKRSSLIQLITSHLQSVEVTSTVEEKREIAGAQFEAERFVTK
- a CDS encoding SDR family NAD(P)-dependent oxidoreductase → MRFLNKLAVITGAGSGIGEATAIRLAKEGATVVLVGRTKEKLERVARIINESLSDHKAIPYVADVTSENHIKKLAIFLENEFSSLDIVVNNAGGSSKSTILETTEEQWDTVQAVNLKSIFLVSKHLGKLMKEQSSNDYRSIVNVASLSGYKAGAQIPHYSSAKAGVINFSRALALELAPNKIRVNSVSPGFVETPLTEKGLENEAFVKAIKRSTALERVGRPDEIANVIAFVASDEASYMTGSDVLVDGGWLIK
- a CDS encoding acyl-CoA thioesterase encodes the protein MKHETVVKVRFCETDALGHVNNTSFFIYLEEARVLFFESIGYSMKMDGWEFILASTKCDFIGQAFFNQKLKIETEVSKIGNKSFHLAHSIIDDITGELVARGEAIIVYFNFELQKSMPIPNELKEALQSHHTLI
- a CDS encoding 2-phosphosulfolactate phosphatase yields the protein MTKVHVIMKKEEIVEEKMKGKIAVVFDILLATSTITCALVDGAKAVIPVPNAEEAHVASNLIKAENHILAGEYEGKTIEGFYDPMPTILKDSIQGKYMILSTTNGTVAINQSKKANKIYICSLLNGKAVANTITHFHKDDSIIIVCSGSSDQFCLEDFYGAGHLIYHLQEKMHLQLTDSAKAARLFYESNKSVAETILLSSRVGEMLVKYGFINEVKFVSQKDCFEIVPFFDGEKIIAGGECV
- a CDS encoding phosphotransferase family protein, with amino-acid sequence MSDIIPVRSGEELNDKTVKEFLLHHFPQLSDKDSLIINQFGTGASNLTYELKLGNWEGVLRRPPLGPVAPKAHDMKREYKILSTLHPLFSPAPKPYLFSEDEEVVGSPFFIMERRHGVLLNTDFPSDTPPSKELGEKLSEMMIDTLVQLHQVKYKGTVLEELSNPDGFLERQVYGWIKRYHRAKTDDIKEIDELTKWLVKNIPSSQEPTVIHYDFKFNNALFSNDFSEITGLFDWEMTTVGDPLADVGAALSYWCQNDDPDLLKYGLGKPPITVKEGFYTRNQFIERYASKSGRDLSQIHYYMTFAYFKLAVICQQIYYRYHNGQTNDKRFKDFHLYVKTLIEHALSVSREKAK